A genomic segment from Paralichthys olivaceus isolate ysfri-2021 chromosome 22, ASM2471397v2, whole genome shotgun sequence encodes:
- the dctn1a gene encoding dynactin subunit 1 isoform X3 encodes MALNRRHSYTPRLTSALISKMSSAGIVESGKPPKIGSTVEVTGKGQRGTVAYIGATLFASGKWVGVILDEPKGKNDGTVQGKRYFTCEENHGIFVRQSQLQVVEEGSSATSPDTPEFALAKILRQKEIPETPKTSKQSTTRRSAKWSTPRLTPATSLPSLLVRSTGRPSLPLTTSRESLSSSLSGDVSEVGLTSHQGALGAPIVPQPSGSPAPVAAPVPATPSKAEPPISKQEEESLRGQVKDLEEKLETLKMKRTEDKAKLKELEKHKIQLEQLQEWKIKMQEQQTDLQKQLKEVKKEARDAQESKDRYMEEMSDTADAIEMATLDKEMAEERAESLQVEVDSLKEKVDELSMDLEILRHEISEKGSDGAASSYHVKQLEEQNSRLKEALVRMRDLSASEKQEHVKLQKQMEKKNTELDTLRTQKEKLQEEVKLAEATIDELKEQVDAALGSEEMVETLTERNLDLEEKVRELRETVTDLEAINEMNDELQENARETEMELREQLDMGGAKVREAEKRVEAAQETVADYQQTISKYRDLTTRLQDANRDLISQQNANAEQVQQPPAELFDFKIKFAETKAYAKAIEMELRKMEVAQLNRQVSLLTSFMPDSFLRHGGDHDCILVLLLIPRLICKAELLSKQAQEKFDLNGNLVPGAGLRGPPGEQRSFASGLVYSLCLLQATLHKYEQALNTCNIEVFKRMGTLYSEMNFHERSLDYFIDLLHKDQLDETVQVEPLTKAIKYYQQLYSVHLADHTEDCTVQLADHIKFIQTALDSMGVEVARLRAFLAAGQESSGLAVLLKDLDTSCSDIRQFCKKIRRRMPGTDVVGVPAALNFGPEVSETLTECRRQLTRAVAVLQEVAAAGAQMVAPLAEQEGLNALKLEDIACNVVDQVYGSHGLSGPECLRQSCSSVIATMNKMATAMQEGEYDADKPQGKTPPVETRAATVRAEMTDAEGLGVKLEDRDTVIKEVKKSLKIKGEELSEANVRLSLLEKKLDTSTKDADERVEKIQTKLSENLALLKKKEKEFEETMDALQADIDQLEAEKAELKQRINNQSKMTIEGLRAPSASGIASIVQGSAGAGLPPSMAGPVQVVDSPLLRQQVEAQRLGIKHLKNENNRLKAEKMRAQLASLPPLCPPKLPQVSKESSMPPGGLNTGIYRRTDQLLATLLKLSAEFKVVDITGKTTVSASSQLLEQTARLQNLSDALDKLKGEVAEHVVTHQRGAKASSDFATFPVSSFVKAKEEKQGNTVLVGRVSIPCIRGHEQVHRLVLSQQQLQQVHSLLMV; translated from the exons ATGGCTTTAAACAGGCGACATTCCTATACCCCCAGG CTGACCAGCGCACTGATCAGCAAAATGAGCAGTGCAGGAATAGTGGAGAGTGGTAAACCTCCAAAG ATTGGCTCTACAGTAGAGGTGACAGGGAAGGGTCAGCGCGGCACTGTCGCCTACATCGGCGCCACCCTCTTTGCCTCTGGGAAATGGGTGGGTGTTATACTTGATGAGCCAAAAGGCAAGAATGATGGCACCGTGCAGGGGAAACGCTACTTCACCTGTGAGGAAAATCATGGGATATTTGTCAGACAGTCGCAG CTTCAGGTGGTGGAAGAGGGCTCCAGTGCCACCTCACCAGATACTCCTGAGTTTGCTCTTGCCAAGATTCTCAGACAAAAAG AAATTCCAGAGACTCCAAAAACATCCAAACAG tctACTACCCGCCGCTCTGCCAAG TGGAGCACGCCACGTCTCACACCTGCCacatccctcccctccctcttgGTGCGTTCCACCGGCCGCCCCAGCCTGCCACTGACG ACATCTCGTGAGAGCCTGTCGTCCTCGCTGTCTGGTGATGTCAGTGAAGTTGGACTGACCTCCCATCAGGGTGCACTGGGAGCTCCCATCGTGCCTCAGCCCAGCGGGTCACCTGCGCCAGTCGCAGCCCCAGTCCCTGCTACTCCGAGCAAG GCGGAACCTCCCATTTCCAAACAG GAGGAGGAATCACTGCGAGGTCAGGTCAAAGAcctggaggagaagctggagacgctgaagatgaagaggacagaggacaagGCCAAACTGAAGGAGCTTGAAAAACACAAGATCCAGCTGGAGCAGCTTCAGGAATGGAAGATAAAAATGCAGGAGCAGCAGACTGACCTCCAGAAACAGCTTAAAGAAGTCAAGAag GAAGCCCGCGATGCACAGGAATCCAAGGACCGCTACATGGAGGAGATGTCAGACACGGCCGACGCCATTGAGATGGCAACACTGGACAAAGAAATGGCGGAGGAGCGAGCGGAGTCATTGCAAGTGGAGGTGGACAGTCTGAAAGAGAAAGTAGATGAGCTCTCCATGGACCTGGAGATTCTTAGACATGAGATTTCAGAGAAAG GCTCAGATGGAGCTGCCTCAAGTTACCATGTCAAGCAGCTGGAGGAACAGAACAGCAGACTGAAGGAGGCTCTAGTCAG GATGCGTGACCTGTCTGCCTCAGAGAAACAGGAAcatgtgaagctgcagaagcagatggagaagaagaacacTGAGCTGGACACTCTGAGGACTCAGAAGGAAAAACTGCAGGAAGAAGTCAAGCTGGCAGAGGCCACTATTGATGAACTGAAGGAGCAG GTGGATGCTGCTCTGGGCTCAGAGGAGATGGTTGAGACGCTGACAGAGAGGAACCTTGACTTGGAGGAGAAAGTCAGAGAGCTGAGAGAAACAGTCACTGATCTG GAGGCGATCAACGAGATGAATGATGAGCTCCAGGAGAATGCAAGGGAGACTGAAATGGAGCTGAGAGAGCAGCTCGACATGGGTGGTGCAAAGGTCAGAGAAGCTGAAAAACGAGTGGAGGCTGCTCAGGAGACTGTGGCTGATTACCAGCAGACCATCAGCAAATATAGGGATCTCACTACCAGGTTGCAG GATGCCAATCGGGACCTGATCAGCCAGCAGAATGCCAATGCTGAGCAAGTTCAACAGCCGCCCGCAGAACTGTTTGACTTCAAGATCAAGTTTGCAGAGACCAAGGCCTATGCCAAG GCCATTGAGATGGAGCTGAGGAAAATGGAAGTGGCTCAATTAAACAGACAGGTGTCCCTCCTTACCTCCTTCATGCCAGACTCCTTTCTCCGTCATGGTGGAGATCATGACTGTATTCTGGTCCTTCTTCTCATCCCCAGGCTCATCTGCAAG GCTGAGCTCCTCAGTAAACAAGCCCAGGAGAAGTTTGACTTGAACGGGAACCTGGTGCCGGGGGCAGGGCTCAGAGGACCTCCAGGAGAACAGCGCAGCTTTGCCTCAGGACTGGTGTACTCCCTGTGCTTGCTGCAGGCCACCCTGCACAAATATGAACA GGCTCTGAACACCTGCAACATAGAGGTTTTTAAGCGCATGGGTACACTTTACTCTGAAATGAATTTCCATGAGCGCTCCCTGGATTATTTCATTGACCTGCTGCATAAAGACCAATTGGATGAGACTGTTCAGGTGGAGCCCCTGACCAAGGCCATCAAGTACTACCag caaCTGTACAGTGTCCATCTGGCAGATCACACTGAGGACTGCACAGTGCAGCTGGCTGACCACATCAAG TTTATCCAGACCGCATTGGACTCCATGGGAGTGGAGGTGGCTCGTCTGCGGGCGTTCCTGGCTGCAGGTCAGGAAAGCTCTGGCCTTGCTGTGCTTCTGAAGGACCTGGACACTTCGTGTTCGGATATCAGACAATTCTGTAAGAAGATCCGCCGTCGCATGCCTGGAACAGATGTGGTTGGAGTACCTGCTGCTCTCAATTTTGGACCAGAG GTGTCAGAGACGCTGACAGAGTGTAGGCGCCAGCTGACCCGTGCGGTGGCCGTGCTGCAGGAGGTGGCTGCAGCTGGGGCTCAGATGGTTGCTCCGCTGGCAGAACAAGAGGGTCTCAACGCTCTCAAGCTGGAGGATATTGCCTGCAACGTTGTGGATCAG GTGTATGGCTCCCATGGCCTGAGTGGCCCAGAGTGTCTGCGtcaatcctgcagctctgtcatTGCTACCATGAACAAGATGGCTACAGCCATGCAGGAAGGAGAGTATGATGCTGACAAACCTCAGGGCAAG ACTCCTCCTGTGGAAACGAGAGCTGCCACCGTCAGGGCTGAGATGACTGATGCTGAGGGTCTAGGTGTTAAACtagaagacagagacacagtcatCAAGGAGGTCAAGAAGTCTCTTAAGATCAAG GGTGAGGAGCTGAGTGAGGCCAACGTCCGCCTGAGCCTGCTAGAGAAAAAGCTGGACACCTCCACCAAAGATGCAGATGAACGGGTGGAGAAGATCCAGACCAAACTCAGCGAGAATCTCGCCCTgctgaagaagaaagagaa GGAGTTTGAGGAGACAATGGATGCTCTGCAGGCTGATATCGACCAGCTGGAGGCAGAGAAGGCAGAGCTGAAACAACGCATCAATAACCAATCAAAGATGACCATCGAAGGCCTAAGAGCCCCGTCTGCCTCTGGTATAGCCTCCATTGTTCAAGGATCTGCAGGAG CAGGGCTGCCTCCATCCATGGCGGGGCCAGTGCAGGTGGTGGACTCTCCCCTCCTCCGGCAGCAGGTCGAGGCTCAGAGACTGGGCATCAAACACCTcaagaatgaaaacaacagactCAAG GCTGAGAAGATGAGAGCCCAGCTGGCCTCCCTGCCTCCACTCTGCCCCCCCAAACTGCCACAAGTGTCCAAAGAAAGCTCCATGCCTCCAGGGGGACTGAACACAGGCATCTATCGCAGGACTGACCAACTGCTGGCGACACTGCTCAAGCTGAGTGCAGAGTTTAAAGTGGTGGACATCACTGGGAAGACAACAG TTAGTGCCAGTTCCCAGCTGCTGGAGCAGACGGCTCGACTGCAGAACCTCAGTGATGCTCTGGACAAACTCAAG GGAGAAGTAGCTGAACATGTGGTCACGCATCAGCGTGGAGCCAAGGCTTCCTCTGACTTCGCCACATTCCCAGTGTCGTCCTTTGTTAAG GCCAAGGAAGAAAAGCAGGGGAATACGGTGCTTGTGGGTCGTGTTTCCATTCCATGCATCCGCGGACACGAACAAGTCCACCGCCTCGTCCTATCCCAGCAGCAGCTACAGCAAGTACACAGCCTCCTGATGGTGTAG
- the dctn1a gene encoding dynactin subunit 1 isoform X5, with protein MALNRRHSYTPRLTSALISKMSSAGIVESGKPPKIGSTVEVTGKGQRGTVAYIGATLFASGKWVGVILDEPKGKNDGTVQGKRYFTCEENHGIFVRQSQLQVVEEGSSATSPDTPEFALAKILRQKEIPETPKTSKQTPMNVKKWSTPRLTPATSLPSLLVRSTGRPSLPLTTSRESLSSSLSGDVSEVGLTSHQGALGAPIVPQPSGSPAPVAAPVPATPSKAEPPISKQEEESLRGQVKDLEEKLETLKMKRTEDKAKLKELEKHKIQLEQLQEWKIKMQEQQTDLQKQLKEVKKEARDAQESKDRYMEEMSDTADAIEMATLDKEMAEERAESLQVEVDSLKEKVDELSMDLEILRHEISEKGSDGAASSYHVKQLEEQNSRLKEALVRMRDLSASEKQEHVKLQKQMEKKNTELDTLRTQKEKLQEEVKLAEATIDELKEQVDAALGSEEMVETLTERNLDLEEKVRELRETVTDLEAINEMNDELQENARETEMELREQLDMGGAKVREAEKRVEAAQETVADYQQTISKYRDLTTRLQDANRDLISQQNANAEQVQQPPAELFDFKIKFAETKAYAKAIEMELRKMEVAQLNRQVSLLTSFMPDSFLRHGGDHDCILVLLLIPRLICKAELLSKQAQEKFDLNGNLVPGAGLRGPPGEQRSFASGLVYSLCLLQATLHKYEQALNTCNIEVFKRMGTLYSEMNFHERSLDYFIDLLHKDQLDETVQVEPLTKAIKYYQQLYSVHLADHTEDCTVQLADHIKFIQTALDSMGVEVARLRAFLAAGQESSGLAVLLKDLDTSCSDIRQFCKKIRRRMPGTDVVGVPAALNFGPEVSETLTECRRQLTRAVAVLQEVAAAGAQMVAPLAEQEGLNALKLEDIACNVVDQVYGSHGLSGPECLRQSCSSVIATMNKMATAMQEGEYDADKPQGKTPPVETRAATVRAEMTDAEGLGVKLEDRDTVIKEVKKSLKIKGEELSEANVRLSLLEKKLDTSTKDADERVEKIQTKLSENLALLKKKEKEFEETMDALQADIDQLEAEKAELKQRINNQSKMTIEGLRAPSASGIASIVQGSAGAGLPPSMAGPVQVVDSPLLRQQVEAQRLGIKHLKNENNRLKAEKMRAQLASLPPLCPPKLPQVSKESSMPPGGLNTGIYRRTDQLLATLLKLSAEFKVVDITGKTTVSASSQLLEQTARLQNLSDALDKLKGEVAEHVVTHQRGAKASSDFATFPVSSFVKAKEEKQGNTVLVGRVSIPCIRGHEQVHRLVLSQQQLQQVHSLLMV; from the exons ATGGCTTTAAACAGGCGACATTCCTATACCCCCAGG CTGACCAGCGCACTGATCAGCAAAATGAGCAGTGCAGGAATAGTGGAGAGTGGTAAACCTCCAAAG ATTGGCTCTACAGTAGAGGTGACAGGGAAGGGTCAGCGCGGCACTGTCGCCTACATCGGCGCCACCCTCTTTGCCTCTGGGAAATGGGTGGGTGTTATACTTGATGAGCCAAAAGGCAAGAATGATGGCACCGTGCAGGGGAAACGCTACTTCACCTGTGAGGAAAATCATGGGATATTTGTCAGACAGTCGCAG CTTCAGGTGGTGGAAGAGGGCTCCAGTGCCACCTCACCAGATACTCCTGAGTTTGCTCTTGCCAAGATTCTCAGACAAAAAG AAATTCCAGAGACTCCAAAAACATCCAAACAG ACACCAATGAATGTTAAGAAG TGGAGCACGCCACGTCTCACACCTGCCacatccctcccctccctcttgGTGCGTTCCACCGGCCGCCCCAGCCTGCCACTGACG ACATCTCGTGAGAGCCTGTCGTCCTCGCTGTCTGGTGATGTCAGTGAAGTTGGACTGACCTCCCATCAGGGTGCACTGGGAGCTCCCATCGTGCCTCAGCCCAGCGGGTCACCTGCGCCAGTCGCAGCCCCAGTCCCTGCTACTCCGAGCAAG GCGGAACCTCCCATTTCCAAACAG GAGGAGGAATCACTGCGAGGTCAGGTCAAAGAcctggaggagaagctggagacgctgaagatgaagaggacagaggacaagGCCAAACTGAAGGAGCTTGAAAAACACAAGATCCAGCTGGAGCAGCTTCAGGAATGGAAGATAAAAATGCAGGAGCAGCAGACTGACCTCCAGAAACAGCTTAAAGAAGTCAAGAag GAAGCCCGCGATGCACAGGAATCCAAGGACCGCTACATGGAGGAGATGTCAGACACGGCCGACGCCATTGAGATGGCAACACTGGACAAAGAAATGGCGGAGGAGCGAGCGGAGTCATTGCAAGTGGAGGTGGACAGTCTGAAAGAGAAAGTAGATGAGCTCTCCATGGACCTGGAGATTCTTAGACATGAGATTTCAGAGAAAG GCTCAGATGGAGCTGCCTCAAGTTACCATGTCAAGCAGCTGGAGGAACAGAACAGCAGACTGAAGGAGGCTCTAGTCAG GATGCGTGACCTGTCTGCCTCAGAGAAACAGGAAcatgtgaagctgcagaagcagatggagaagaagaacacTGAGCTGGACACTCTGAGGACTCAGAAGGAAAAACTGCAGGAAGAAGTCAAGCTGGCAGAGGCCACTATTGATGAACTGAAGGAGCAG GTGGATGCTGCTCTGGGCTCAGAGGAGATGGTTGAGACGCTGACAGAGAGGAACCTTGACTTGGAGGAGAAAGTCAGAGAGCTGAGAGAAACAGTCACTGATCTG GAGGCGATCAACGAGATGAATGATGAGCTCCAGGAGAATGCAAGGGAGACTGAAATGGAGCTGAGAGAGCAGCTCGACATGGGTGGTGCAAAGGTCAGAGAAGCTGAAAAACGAGTGGAGGCTGCTCAGGAGACTGTGGCTGATTACCAGCAGACCATCAGCAAATATAGGGATCTCACTACCAGGTTGCAG GATGCCAATCGGGACCTGATCAGCCAGCAGAATGCCAATGCTGAGCAAGTTCAACAGCCGCCCGCAGAACTGTTTGACTTCAAGATCAAGTTTGCAGAGACCAAGGCCTATGCCAAG GCCATTGAGATGGAGCTGAGGAAAATGGAAGTGGCTCAATTAAACAGACAGGTGTCCCTCCTTACCTCCTTCATGCCAGACTCCTTTCTCCGTCATGGTGGAGATCATGACTGTATTCTGGTCCTTCTTCTCATCCCCAGGCTCATCTGCAAG GCTGAGCTCCTCAGTAAACAAGCCCAGGAGAAGTTTGACTTGAACGGGAACCTGGTGCCGGGGGCAGGGCTCAGAGGACCTCCAGGAGAACAGCGCAGCTTTGCCTCAGGACTGGTGTACTCCCTGTGCTTGCTGCAGGCCACCCTGCACAAATATGAACA GGCTCTGAACACCTGCAACATAGAGGTTTTTAAGCGCATGGGTACACTTTACTCTGAAATGAATTTCCATGAGCGCTCCCTGGATTATTTCATTGACCTGCTGCATAAAGACCAATTGGATGAGACTGTTCAGGTGGAGCCCCTGACCAAGGCCATCAAGTACTACCag caaCTGTACAGTGTCCATCTGGCAGATCACACTGAGGACTGCACAGTGCAGCTGGCTGACCACATCAAG TTTATCCAGACCGCATTGGACTCCATGGGAGTGGAGGTGGCTCGTCTGCGGGCGTTCCTGGCTGCAGGTCAGGAAAGCTCTGGCCTTGCTGTGCTTCTGAAGGACCTGGACACTTCGTGTTCGGATATCAGACAATTCTGTAAGAAGATCCGCCGTCGCATGCCTGGAACAGATGTGGTTGGAGTACCTGCTGCTCTCAATTTTGGACCAGAG GTGTCAGAGACGCTGACAGAGTGTAGGCGCCAGCTGACCCGTGCGGTGGCCGTGCTGCAGGAGGTGGCTGCAGCTGGGGCTCAGATGGTTGCTCCGCTGGCAGAACAAGAGGGTCTCAACGCTCTCAAGCTGGAGGATATTGCCTGCAACGTTGTGGATCAG GTGTATGGCTCCCATGGCCTGAGTGGCCCAGAGTGTCTGCGtcaatcctgcagctctgtcatTGCTACCATGAACAAGATGGCTACAGCCATGCAGGAAGGAGAGTATGATGCTGACAAACCTCAGGGCAAG ACTCCTCCTGTGGAAACGAGAGCTGCCACCGTCAGGGCTGAGATGACTGATGCTGAGGGTCTAGGTGTTAAACtagaagacagagacacagtcatCAAGGAGGTCAAGAAGTCTCTTAAGATCAAG GGTGAGGAGCTGAGTGAGGCCAACGTCCGCCTGAGCCTGCTAGAGAAAAAGCTGGACACCTCCACCAAAGATGCAGATGAACGGGTGGAGAAGATCCAGACCAAACTCAGCGAGAATCTCGCCCTgctgaagaagaaagagaa GGAGTTTGAGGAGACAATGGATGCTCTGCAGGCTGATATCGACCAGCTGGAGGCAGAGAAGGCAGAGCTGAAACAACGCATCAATAACCAATCAAAGATGACCATCGAAGGCCTAAGAGCCCCGTCTGCCTCTGGTATAGCCTCCATTGTTCAAGGATCTGCAGGAG CAGGGCTGCCTCCATCCATGGCGGGGCCAGTGCAGGTGGTGGACTCTCCCCTCCTCCGGCAGCAGGTCGAGGCTCAGAGACTGGGCATCAAACACCTcaagaatgaaaacaacagactCAAG GCTGAGAAGATGAGAGCCCAGCTGGCCTCCCTGCCTCCACTCTGCCCCCCCAAACTGCCACAAGTGTCCAAAGAAAGCTCCATGCCTCCAGGGGGACTGAACACAGGCATCTATCGCAGGACTGACCAACTGCTGGCGACACTGCTCAAGCTGAGTGCAGAGTTTAAAGTGGTGGACATCACTGGGAAGACAACAG TTAGTGCCAGTTCCCAGCTGCTGGAGCAGACGGCTCGACTGCAGAACCTCAGTGATGCTCTGGACAAACTCAAG GGAGAAGTAGCTGAACATGTGGTCACGCATCAGCGTGGAGCCAAGGCTTCCTCTGACTTCGCCACATTCCCAGTGTCGTCCTTTGTTAAG GCCAAGGAAGAAAAGCAGGGGAATACGGTGCTTGTGGGTCGTGTTTCCATTCCATGCATCCGCGGACACGAACAAGTCCACCGCCTCGTCCTATCCCAGCAGCAGCTACAGCAAGTACACAGCCTCCTGATGGTGTAG